Proteins from one Poecile atricapillus isolate bPoeAtr1 chromosome 14, bPoeAtr1.hap1, whole genome shotgun sequence genomic window:
- the C1QTNF8 gene encoding complement C1q tumor necrosis factor-related protein 8: MSAVILLLLLSAGNAGSQPDTALPRRRLSCVRCCGPSEQPVSIFSQRSARMSGDPQYSLPKIQPTIDITILKGEKGEMGERGFPGAAGKAGERGSRGLSGRKGQKGQPGPQGHSCKQLFAAFSVGRRKPLHSSDYFQHVTFDTEFVNLYQHFNMFSGKFFCYVPGVYYFSLNVHTWNFKETYVHLMRNEQAVAILYAQPSDRSIMQSQSLMLDLQEGDEVWIRMFKRERENAIYSEESDVYVIFNGHLIKPALE, encoded by the exons aTGAGCGCCGtgatcctgctgctcctgctttccGCCGGGAATGCCGGATCCCAGCCGGACACGGCCCTGCCCAGGCGGCGCCTCTCGTGCGTCAGGTGCTGCGGGCCCTCGGAGCAGCCCGTGTCCATCTTCTCCCAAAGGTCCGCCAGGATGAGCGGAGATCCCCAATATTCCCtgcccaaaatccagcccacCATCGACATCACCATCCTCAAAG GCGAGAAGGGCGAGATGGGCGAGCGGGGATTCCCCGGAGCAGCCGGGAAGGCGGGAGAGCGAGGATCCCGCGGCCTGAGCGGCCGCAAGGGCCAGAAGGGCCAGCCCGGCCCCCAGGGCCACTCCTGCAAGCAGCTCTTCGCCGCCTTCTCCGTGGGCCGCCGCAAGCCCCTGCACAGCTCCGACTACTTCCAGCACGTCACCTTCGACACGGAATTCGTCAACCTCTACCAGCACTTCAACATGTTCTCCGGGAAGTTCTTCTGCTACGTGCCGGGGGTTTACTACTTCAGCCTCAACGTGCACACCTGGAACTTCAAGGAGACCTACGTGCACCTGATGAGGAACGAGCAGGCCGTGGCCATCCTGTACGCCCAGCCCAGCGACAGGAGCATCATGCAGAGCCAGAGCCTGATGCTGGATCTGCAGGAAGGGGATGAGGTTTGGATCCGGATGTTCAAGAGGGAGCGGGAAAACGCCATTTACAGCGAGGAGTCGGATGTTTACGTCATCTTCAACGGGCACCTGATCAAACCCGCCCTGGAGTAG